TCAGGAAGTGGGAAGGCATTCAAAGGACTTTCTCCTCTAGCAATTTATTGACTCCCTCACAGATCCTCTTGAGGTTGGGCCTACAGTCTCCATCCAGGctatagagggtggagaggaactCCACATCAGCAAAGTGGTTGAAGACATGGTTGATGCGCCTGTGGGTCCTGGGCGTCAGGTGTCGCTGCACCATTTCATGCACCAGGTTCTTGCACTCGTGCAGAAGCTTGGAAAGCACGTTCCTATCGAAGGTATACTCCACCTCGTAGAAGCTGACGACAGTCATGGCAATCTGGTTCAGCTTCTTCCTGAACTTCTCCACAATAACAACCTCCTCCGGGCTGAACTGGTTGTTTCGGTAGAGGATCCCAATTTTGATCGCCACCTTGATTAAGTCTTTCATGATCTTGTGGGCTTCCTTCTTGTTGTGGGTGTGCTCTTTGGTAACTTTGTAGAGCTCATCAAAGATCTCACTGCTGGTGTCATCAATCAACATGTTGGCCATGGTTTTGCTG
The sequence above is drawn from the Elephas maximus indicus isolate mEleMax1 chromosome 12, mEleMax1 primary haplotype, whole genome shotgun sequence genome and encodes:
- the TNFAIP8L3 gene encoding tumor necrosis factor alpha-induced protein 8-like protein 3 yields the protein MDDQTHGDRGKSDYRRESTRGPDVFSSKSLALQAQKKILSKIASKTMANMLIDDTSSEIFDELYKVTKEHTHNKKEAHKIMKDLIKVAIKIGILYRNNQFSPEEVVIVEKFRKKLNQIAMTVVSFYEVEYTFDRNVLSKLLHECKNLVHEMVQRHLTPRTHRRINHVFNHFADVEFLSTLYSLDGDCRPNLKRICEGVNKLLEEKVL